The following nucleotide sequence is from Catonella massiliensis.
ACTTTAAAACTAAATCATCTCTTCATGCACTTATAATTTTTCATGCTAATAAAGCAAGACTTACAAATCCATTTTAAGATAAACCATATCCACTAACAGGATACCTTCTTCGTAAATCGGATGGTCATAATTATCTATAAAAAAATTCTTGATGGTATGAGAACGAATGAAACCACATTTTTCATAAAAAGGAATAGTAGCCTGACTTTCTCCCGTTCCCACTTGTAATACAGAATATTTCCCTTTGTATTTTTCTATGATAAAATCAATCAAAGCTTTTCCATATCCTTTTCTATGATAATCCGGATGAATGGCAATATTTTTAATCTCAAGAGTATTGCCGCCTATAGGTAGAACTACACATTCGCCCTTAACTCCATTGTCATCTAAAATGTACATTGTGCCATCCGCTATATACCTGTCGACCATATCTTCTTGCTCATCTGCCAGCAATAAAAGTGATAAATACTGTTTCTTGTTTTCTGTAATTTCTCT
It contains:
- a CDS encoding GNAT family N-acetyltransferase — translated: MIEIREITENKKQYLSLLLLADEQEDMVDRYIADGTMYILDDNGVKGECVVLPIGGNTLEIKNIAIHPDYHRKGYGKALIDFIIEKYKGKYSVLQVGTGESQATIPFYEKCGFIRSHTIKNFFIDNYDHPIYEEGILLVDMVYLKMDL